From the genome of Bicyclus anynana chromosome 20, ilBicAnyn1.1, whole genome shotgun sequence, one region includes:
- the LOC112046132 gene encoding translin-associated factor X-interacting protein 1-like, producing the protein MTTPVNKTVHVLDGGFSSQISRYVGTNIDGDPLWTARFLQTNPEDILQTHLDFLRAGADIISTNTYQASIEGFVEHIGVTVDGAHDLIRRAVDLAKRAREKYIEECKTQGMPVRKILIAGSVGPYGAYLHDGSEYTGDYADKTEEQTMFKWHKPRIDTLVTSGVDLLAIETIPCKKEALVLIDLLKHYPNVKAWISFSCKDDRSLSHGESFQSVARACWESNTEQLVAVGINCLSPNHVRNLIEGISDGLSSPIPIVTYPNSGEKYKSGIGWVEKDTCASLHTFIDNWLKLNVRYVGGCCRTYAEDIANIRKVIDDWVKKVFGISVKKKQRDNKLNLLTSENQRLKEENLKLTFEISRLQKNLGKVNDNKFSDYLSLMRERDARYTLYFENVALQLKLRELDGSARDTSAGRDPAVRAIALDRCREQLSVTQTELKRMKEEYAESVPRREHDALDARCSTLRGRLHALAAEHEALRTAHERALAQKATVEEELIECKEKCSELERAGTPRPEWELCGDFIGGGRERWWQLASGLSSRDMLRVLLKELGPAAESEHLEYFDGLGMDPVIPPYLRYEGRVRNLRLSRREIGVIINDIWLGKLRQPRDISMQDYVTHYFEERYQQPSVRAEWAYNLCAGAEQLLDEPAVKLFWGVLHGHLSEHIYWGHRAQWYTLKDQLYRHCKDGETITIDDFEKITRSTFPLKSEVDIKNLSDVVKKQLKLKLNAVDINLDKLFLESEEGFDRSELARELFRQRQRAQDQYIREVLGALGGRRARVVCVDGLKRAFAVVDPAINHIRMDRYIRWAFSAPACELSSVPPVPLRTLLARLAAGDIERVGPRHRATRRAYR; encoded by the exons atgacAACGCCGGTGAATAAAACTGTTCACGTCCTTGATGGTGGATTTTCTTCGCAAATATCCCGTTACGTGGGCACCAACATCGATGGAGATCCCCTGTGGACCGCGAGGTTTTTGCAAACCAACCCAGAAGACATCTTGCAGACTCATTTAGATTTCCTCAGAGCTGGCGCTGACATTATCAGCACGAACACCTACCAAGCATCTATCGAGGGCTTCGTAGAACATATCGGAGTTACCGTTGATGGGGCACATGACTTGATTCGACGTGCTGTAGACCTCGCTAAACGTGCCAGAGAGAAGTACATAGAGGAATGCAAAACGCAAGGTATGCCAGTGCGTAAAATACTCATTGCCGGTTCAGTAGGCCCGTACGGGGCGTATCTTCACGATGGCTCGGAATATACTGGCGACTATGCAGACAAGACAGAAGAACAGACCATGTTTAAATGGCACAAGCCGAGAATAGATACACTGGTGACATCAGGCGTCGATTTATTAGCAATAGAAACTATTCCTTGTAAAAAAGAAGCTTTGGTACTGATTGATTTGTTAAAACACTATCCAAATGTTAAAGCTTGGATTTCATTCAGTTGCAAAGATGACAGAAGCCTGTCTCACGGTGAAAGCTTTCAATCTGTCGCTAGGGCTTGCTGGGAGTCAAACACAGAGCAATTAGTTGCAGTTGGGATCAACTGTCTGTCACCAAATCATGTCAGAAACTTGATAGAAGGTATAAGTGATGGCTTAAGCTCGCCCATACCTATTGTAACTTACCCAAATTCAGGAGAGAAGTATAAGTCTGGCATTGGATGGGTTGAGAAAGATACATGTGCATCTTTACATACTTTTATTGATAATTGGTTGAAATTGAACGTTAGGTATGTGGGCGGCTGCTGCAGGACATATGCTGAGGACATTGCTAACATACGCAAAGTAATTGATGATTGGGTCAAA AAAGTATTTGGTATATCTGTTAAAAAGAAACAGAGAGACAATAAGTTAAATCTCCTCACAAGTGAGAATCAAAGACTGAAAGAGGAAAATCTAAAATTGACTTTTGAAATATCAAGACTGCAGAAAAATTTAGGGAAG GTGAACGATAACAAGTTCTCGGACTACTTGTCGCTCATGCGGGAGAGAGACGCGCGCTACACGCTGTACTTCGAGAATGTGGCGCTGCAGCTCAAGCTGCGCGAGCTGGACGGCAGCGCGCGCGACACCAGCGCCGGGCGGGACCCCGCCGTGCGCGCCATCGCGCTGGACAGGTGTCG GGAGCAGCTGTCAGTGACGCAGACGGAGCTGAAGCGCATGAAGGAGGAGTATGCGGAGAGCGTGCCGCGCCGCGAGCACGACGCGCTCGACGCTCGCTGCAGCACGCTGCGCGGCCGGCTGCACGCGCTCGCGGCCGAGCACGAGGCGCTGCGGACTGCGCACGAGCGGGCATTAG CTCAAAAGGCAACCGTGGAAGAGGAGCTGATAGAATGCAAGGAGAAGTGCAGTGAACTGGAGCGCGCGGGCACGCCGCGCCCGGAGTGGGAGCTGTGCGGCGACTTCATCGGTGGAGGGCGAGAGAG atgGTGGCAACTAGCGAGCGGTTTGTCTTCGAGGGATATGCTCAGAGTCCTCTTGAAGGAGCTCGGGCCGGCCGCGGAGAGCGAGCATTTGGAGTATTTTGACGGCCTG GGCATGGACCCCGTGATCCCCCCCTACCTGCGCTACGAGGGCCGCGTCCGCAACCTGCGCCTGTCCCGGCGCGAGATCGGCGTCATCATCAACGACATCTGGCTCGGCAAACTGCGCCAGCCGCGCGACATCTCCATGCAGGACTACGTCACCCATTACTTCGAAGAAAG ATACCAGCAGCCGTCGGTGCGCGCCGAGTGGGCCTACAACCTGTGCGCGGGCGCCGAGCAGCTGCTGGACGAGCCGGCGGTGAAGCTGTTCTGGGGCGTGCTGCACGGACACCTCAGCGAGCACATCTACTGGGGGCACCGCGCGCAGTGGTACACGCTCAAGGACCAACTCTACAGGCACTGCAAGGATGGGGAG ACTATTACGATCGACGATTTCGAGAAAATCACGCGGTCAACATTTCCTCTGAAAAGCGAAGTGGATATAAAAAACCTGAGCGACGTGGTGAAGAAACAGCTCAAGTTGAAGTTGAACGCCGTCGACATCAACCTGGACAAGCTGTTCCTCGAG AGCGAGGAAGGCTTCGACCGCTCGGAGCTGGCGCGCGAGCTGTTCCGGCAGCGGCAGCGCGCGCAGGACCAGTACATCCGCGAGGTGCTGGGCGCgctgggcgggcggcgcgcgcgcgtcgTGTGCGTCGACGGGCTCAAGCGCGCCTTCGCCGTCGTCGACCCCGCCATCA acCACATCCGTATGGACCGCTACATCCGCTGGGCGTTCTCCGCGCCCGCGTGCGAGCTGAGCAGCGTGCCGCCCGTGCCGCTGCGGACGCTGCTGGCGCGGCTCGCGGCCGGCGACATCGAGCGCGTCGGCCCGCGGCACCGAGCCACGCGCAGAGCCTACAGATAG
- the LOC112046108 gene encoding zinc finger TRAF-type-containing protein 1 homolog isoform X1 produces the protein MAEAPDSEPVASSSKSSVPAEAQEDEGPAPKKRKTVAEGEEIEKLEHRLGGILCCAVCLDLPQAAVYQCSNGHLMCAPCFMHLLADARLRDESATCPNCRVEISKTSASRNLAVEKTVSELPSECRHCARVYPRHSLQHHEENVCDDRAHPYRFSQTVVERAPLGAVSGLVRIVARLYWLLLSALGGSYRCERPAAAAKRRRVRRLTGCRYACLGCGWRGAARAAAAHEEACAHPRQSAADLVELLAQRERLNGERLQLHTQLLDLLSVEKITFTDLQLKPYRTEELHKLYYETSRFSAFGHQWLVKAFVNKHQRDPTQSSQREITYQLILKSKPPAPLGVSWTWVRGPWGEARVAPALAAHAFREDEAAPARALPLADAADANRLLSNKAIHFRLIMFLSAK, from the exons ATGGCTGAGGCTCCTGATTCCGAGCCCGTAGCGTCTTCGAGCAAGAGTAGCGTGCCTGCCGAAGCGCAGGAAGACGAGGGCCCGGCCCCCAAGAAACGCAAAACCGTAGCTGAGGGCGAGGAGATTGAGAAATTGGAGCACAGGCTCGGCGGCATTCTGTGCTGCGCAGTTTGCCTCGACCTGCCGCAGGCCGCCGTGTACCAG TGCAGCAACGGGCACCTGATGTGCGCGCCGTGCTTCATGCACCTGCTGGCGGACGCGCGCCTGCGCGACGAGAGCGCTACGTGCCCCAACTGTCGCGTGGAGATCTCCAAGACGTCCGCCTCACGCAACCTGGCCGTGGAGAAGACGGTGTCGGAGCTGCCGTCCGAGTGTCGCCACTGCGCGCGCGTCTACCCGCGACACTCGCTGCAGCACCACGAGGAGAATGTTTGCGACGACAG GGCGCACCCCTACAGGTTCTCGCAGACGGTAGTGGAGCGCGCGCCGCTGGGCGCGGTGTCGGGTTTGGTTCGCATCGTGGCGCGCCTGTATTGGCTGCTACTGTCCGCGCTCGGCGGCTCGTACCGCTGTGAGCGGCCGGCCGCAGCCGCCAAGCGGCGTAGGGTGCGCAG GCTGACGGGCTGCCGCTACGCCTGCCTGGGCTGCGGctggcgcggcgcggcgcgcgcggcggcggcgcacgaGGAGGCGTGCGCGCACCCGCGGCAGTCCGCCGCCGACCTGGTGGAGCTGCTGGCGCAGCGCGAGCGGCTCAACGGCGAGCGCCTGCAGCTGCACACGCAGCTGCTCGACCTGCTGTCCGTTGAGAAGATCACCTTTACAG ACCTGCAGCTGAAGCCGTACCGCACGGAGGAGCTGCACAAGCTGTACTACGAGACGTCGCGCTTCTCCGCCTTCGGCCACCAGTGGCTGGTGAAGGCCTTCGTCAACAAGCACCAGCGCGACCCCACGCAGAGCTCGCAGCGGGAGATCACCTACCAG CTGATCCTCAAGAGCAAGCCGCCGGCGCCGCTGGGCGTGAGCTGGACGTGGGTGCGCGGGCCGTGGGGCGAGGCGCGCGTGGCGCCGGCGCTGGCCGCGCACGCCTTCCGCGAGGACGAGGCGGCGCCGGCGCGCGCGCTGCCGCTGGCCGACGCGGCCGACGCCAACCGCCTGCTCTCCAACAAGGCCATCCACTTCAG ATTGATAATGTTCTTGTCGGCGAAATGA
- the LOC112046134 gene encoding WD repeat-containing protein 89 — translation MEIIENTEIDKDTVSSKELESLFSKKYNLLAETAVTLKKTYINKLSVSKSMNIAVRLLDNSIEVYRLDKSSLSKVCRLSGHQQSLTEVVFSTKEDHLLYSSGDGGVKLWDTRTSGLCVQEYKDEERQPHSYTCMDVSCSGRVICAGTETEQNDAYLVFWDQRKAEPLGGYWNSHTEDITQVKFHTDKSETLASGSLDGIINIYNIEEGTEDDALQYTLNVDHAVEKLTWLDHCRLSCATQYNDLQIWDTTTADKLKHYDREKICRSIKRSRADECHVADAYLGADGRPVVLAGSVAGDGGVLRSVRVSTKSNKLEPLTNFAHNKQLVRCAAYDKQRDILVTTGESGLIDVWGGVTDGSDEPDEEAVPKKLHKSLRLSDKRHKPY, via the exons ATGGAGATAATAGAAAATACAGAGATTGATAAAGACACAGTTTCTTCTAAAGAACTGGAGTCTTTATTCagcaaaaaatacaatttgctGGCCGAAACAGCAGTTACACTAAAGAAAACCTATATTAATAAGTTAAGTGTTTCAAA atcAATGAACATTGCAGTCCGCCTACTCGACAACAGTATAGAAGTATACAGACTAGACAAGTCTTCCCTCTCCAAAGTGTGCCGTCTTAGTGGTCACCAGCAATCACTCACAGAAGTAGTGTTCAGCACTAAGGAGGATCATCTGCTGTACTCATCCGGGGACGGCGGGGTCAAACTGTGGGACACCAGGACCAGTGGCCTCTGTGTACAGGAATATAAAG ATGAAGAAAGACAGCCCCACAGCTACACGTGCATGGATGTGTCGTGCTCGGGACGAGTCATCTGTGCTGGCACCGAGACTGAGCAAAATGACGCTTACCTGGTATTCTGGGACCAGAGGAAAGCGGAGCCCCTGGGGGGATATTGGAATTCACACACAGAAGATATCACACAG GTGAAGTTCCACACAGACAAATCAGAGACACTTGCATCGGGTTCGTTAGACGGCATCATTAACATATACAACATAGAAGAGGGGACAGAGGATGACGCCTTGCAGTACACCCTGAACGTGGACCACGCAGTGGAGAAGCTCACGTGGCTGGACCACTGCCGGCTGTCGTGCGCCACGCAGTACAATGACCTGCAGATATGGGACACCACTACAGCAGACAAACTGAAGCATTATGATAGAGAGAAGATTTGTCGCAGTATTAAA AGGAGCCGAGCGGACGAGTGCCACGTGGCGGACGCGTACCTCGGCGCCGACGGCCGGCCCGTCGTGCTGGCCGGCTCCGTGGCGGGCGACGG AGGCGTTCTGCGCTCGGTGCGCGTGTCGACCAAGAGCAACAAGCTGGAGCCGCTCACCAACTTCGCGCACAACAAGCAGCTGGTGCGCTGCGCCGCCTACGACAAGCAG AGAGACATACTGGTGACGACCGGCGAGTCGGGCCTCATCGACGTGTGGGGCGGAGTCACCGACGGGTCCGACGAGCCCGACGAGGAGGCCGTGCCCAAGAAGCTGCACAAGAGCTTGCGTTTGAGCGACAAGAGGCACAAGCCCTATTGA
- the LOC112046108 gene encoding zinc finger TRAF-type-containing protein 1 homolog isoform X2 — MAEAPDSEPVASSSKSSVPAEAQEDEGPAPKKRKTVAEGEEIEKLEHRLGGILCCAVCLDLPQAAVYQCSNGHLMCAPCFMHLLADARLRDESATCPNCRVEISKTSASRNLAVEKTVSELPSECRHCARVYPRHSLQHHEENVCDDRLTGCRYACLGCGWRGAARAAAAHEEACAHPRQSAADLVELLAQRERLNGERLQLHTQLLDLLSVEKITFTDLQLKPYRTEELHKLYYETSRFSAFGHQWLVKAFVNKHQRDPTQSSQREITYQLILKSKPPAPLGVSWTWVRGPWGEARVAPALAAHAFREDEAAPARALPLADAADANRLLSNKAIHFRLIMFLSAK, encoded by the exons ATGGCTGAGGCTCCTGATTCCGAGCCCGTAGCGTCTTCGAGCAAGAGTAGCGTGCCTGCCGAAGCGCAGGAAGACGAGGGCCCGGCCCCCAAGAAACGCAAAACCGTAGCTGAGGGCGAGGAGATTGAGAAATTGGAGCACAGGCTCGGCGGCATTCTGTGCTGCGCAGTTTGCCTCGACCTGCCGCAGGCCGCCGTGTACCAG TGCAGCAACGGGCACCTGATGTGCGCGCCGTGCTTCATGCACCTGCTGGCGGACGCGCGCCTGCGCGACGAGAGCGCTACGTGCCCCAACTGTCGCGTGGAGATCTCCAAGACGTCCGCCTCACGCAACCTGGCCGTGGAGAAGACGGTGTCGGAGCTGCCGTCCGAGTGTCGCCACTGCGCGCGCGTCTACCCGCGACACTCGCTGCAGCACCACGAGGAGAATGTTTGCGACGACAG GCTGACGGGCTGCCGCTACGCCTGCCTGGGCTGCGGctggcgcggcgcggcgcgcgcggcggcggcgcacgaGGAGGCGTGCGCGCACCCGCGGCAGTCCGCCGCCGACCTGGTGGAGCTGCTGGCGCAGCGCGAGCGGCTCAACGGCGAGCGCCTGCAGCTGCACACGCAGCTGCTCGACCTGCTGTCCGTTGAGAAGATCACCTTTACAG ACCTGCAGCTGAAGCCGTACCGCACGGAGGAGCTGCACAAGCTGTACTACGAGACGTCGCGCTTCTCCGCCTTCGGCCACCAGTGGCTGGTGAAGGCCTTCGTCAACAAGCACCAGCGCGACCCCACGCAGAGCTCGCAGCGGGAGATCACCTACCAG CTGATCCTCAAGAGCAAGCCGCCGGCGCCGCTGGGCGTGAGCTGGACGTGGGTGCGCGGGCCGTGGGGCGAGGCGCGCGTGGCGCCGGCGCTGGCCGCGCACGCCTTCCGCGAGGACGAGGCGGCGCCGGCGCGCGCGCTGCCGCTGGCCGACGCGGCCGACGCCAACCGCCTGCTCTCCAACAAGGCCATCCACTTCAG ATTGATAATGTTCTTGTCGGCGAAATGA